In Frankiales bacterium, one genomic interval encodes:
- a CDS encoding redoxin domain-containing protein, with translation MPTSPRSSPTISSQSRRRRRRYVAPLALGSLALLLSACGGLTKDTGTSESGNPPAAGATASTFTAQRIGGGSIQLPGARPSVVLFFSVECGGCGPTAKALADAQAADPAAADFAVVDVAGYETANDVESFLRANSATSLAYARDTEGDIFTGYGVTALSTVIIVDTDRRVAYRAVEPSADTIRTELDKLAN, from the coding sequence ATGCCGACCTCTCCCCGCAGCTCACCCACGATCTCCAGCCAGTCTCGTCGGCGGCGTCGCCGGTACGTGGCGCCGCTGGCGCTCGGTTCCCTCGCCCTCCTGCTCAGCGCCTGCGGCGGGCTCACCAAGGACACGGGCACCAGCGAGAGTGGCAACCCTCCCGCCGCCGGGGCCACCGCATCGACCTTCACCGCCCAAAGGATCGGCGGCGGCTCCATCCAACTGCCCGGCGCCCGGCCCAGCGTCGTGCTGTTCTTCTCCGTCGAGTGCGGCGGCTGCGGTCCCACCGCCAAGGCGCTGGCCGACGCCCAGGCCGCCGACCCTGCTGCGGCGGACTTCGCCGTCGTCGACGTCGCCGGCTACGAGACGGCCAACGACGTCGAGAGCTTCCTGCGGGCCAACAGTGCCACCAGCCTGGCCTACGCCCGCGACACCGAGGGCGACATCTTCACTGGCTACGGGGTTACCGCGTTGAGCACCGTGATCATCGTCGACACCGACCGCAGGGTCGCCTACCGGGCTGTGGAGCCCTCGGCCGACACCATCCGCACCGAACTGGACAAGCTGGCCAACTGA
- the merB gene encoding organomercurial lyase MerB, whose amino-acid sequence MTNTTTRDVIARLALPEESGLDLAVLIPLLRLLASGDPVDVAALALASALPLDEVRRRLDSVPDTEYDDEGRIVGQGLTLRPTPHRMNVDGQELYTWCALDTLIFPTLLDRAARIESASPTSGEPIRVTVEPAGVTAVEPATAVVSLVNPGAMTSIRSSFCNQVHYFTSAEDAQPWLEQHPGGEVVPVADAYQLGAALTTTTVPEPDTHATPGAVVSADGCCH is encoded by the coding sequence ATGACCAACACGACCACTCGTGACGTGATCGCGAGGCTCGCCCTCCCCGAGGAGTCCGGCCTGGATCTCGCCGTGCTGATTCCGCTTCTGCGGCTACTCGCCAGCGGGGACCCAGTCGACGTAGCCGCCCTGGCTCTTGCCTCGGCCCTGCCTCTGGACGAGGTCCGCAGACGCCTGGATTCAGTGCCCGACACCGAGTACGACGATGAGGGCCGGATCGTCGGCCAGGGCCTCACCCTGCGTCCGACGCCGCATCGGATGAACGTCGACGGCCAGGAGCTCTATACCTGGTGCGCCCTGGACACCCTGATCTTCCCGACTCTGCTCGACCGGGCCGCCCGGATCGAGTCCGCCTCACCGACCAGCGGCGAGCCGATACGGGTCACCGTCGAGCCGGCCGGTGTCACCGCCGTTGAACCCGCCACCGCGGTGGTGTCGCTGGTCAACCCCGGGGCCATGACCTCAATCCGTTCGTCGTTCTGCAACCAGGTGCACTACTTCACCTCCGCCGAGGATGCCCAGCCCTGGCTCGAGCAGCACCCCGGCGGTGAGGTGGTGCCCGTCGCGGACGCCTACCAGCTCGGAGCAGCCCTGACCACCACGACAGTCCCTGAGCCCGACACGCATGCGACACCTGGAGCAGTGGTCAGTGCCGACGGATGCTGCCACTGA
- the merA gene encoding mercury(II) reductase → MDHLKVDLAVIGSGGAAFAAAIHATGLGKRVLMVERATIGGTCVNTGCIPSKALIAAAEARHVAAHAARYPGITATAGPVDMPALTGGKQELVESLRTDKYVDVAESHGWPIMPGDAIFDGTPDAPLLTVVTDGGGIELVEAAHYLVATGARPWIPRISGIDAIEYLTSTTAMELTEVPASLLVLGGGYVAMEQAQLFARLGSKVTMLVRSRLASKEEPEVGDALQEVFAEEGIRVVRRAQVTRVERDAGTGLVVATASVAGGTQEFRAARILVAMGRRPVTDGLNLAAVEVKTGDDGRVVVSDQLASSNPRVWAAGDVTGHPEFVYVAAHHGAMVVDNAFTGAARSVDYAHLPRVTFTSPAVGVVGMTEEQVLAAGISCDCRVLPLKYVPRALVNRDTRGFVKIVADRDSGRILGITAVAHDAGELAAAGVWILDAGMTVDRLAHSWAPYLTMAEGLKIAAQSFTTDISKLSCCAS, encoded by the coding sequence ATGGACCACCTCAAGGTCGACCTGGCGGTGATCGGGTCGGGCGGCGCCGCATTCGCAGCCGCCATCCACGCCACCGGTCTGGGGAAGCGCGTGCTGATGGTCGAGCGTGCGACGATCGGAGGCACCTGCGTGAACACCGGCTGCATCCCGTCCAAGGCCCTGATCGCCGCCGCTGAGGCGCGCCATGTGGCCGCCCACGCTGCCCGCTACCCGGGGATCACCGCCACTGCCGGACCGGTGGACATGCCGGCACTGACGGGCGGCAAGCAGGAATTGGTGGAATCGCTGCGCACGGACAAGTACGTCGATGTGGCCGAGTCCCACGGTTGGCCGATCATGCCGGGCGACGCAATCTTCGACGGCACTCCCGATGCTCCGTTACTGACGGTCGTGACTGACGGCGGCGGGATCGAGCTGGTCGAGGCCGCCCACTACCTGGTCGCCACCGGTGCCCGACCCTGGATCCCGCGCATCTCGGGGATCGACGCCATCGAGTATCTGACCAGTACCACAGCGATGGAACTGACTGAGGTGCCGGCGTCTCTGTTGGTGCTCGGCGGCGGCTATGTAGCGATGGAACAAGCTCAGCTGTTTGCCCGACTCGGGTCGAAAGTGACCATGCTGGTCCGCTCCCGGCTCGCGTCGAAGGAGGAGCCCGAGGTCGGCGACGCACTCCAGGAGGTGTTCGCCGAGGAGGGCATCCGGGTCGTCCGGCGGGCGCAGGTCACCAGGGTGGAGCGCGACGCCGGGACGGGCCTGGTCGTTGCCACGGCGTCGGTGGCAGGCGGCACCCAGGAGTTCCGAGCCGCTCGGATCCTCGTTGCGATGGGTCGTCGACCGGTCACTGACGGACTCAACCTGGCCGCGGTGGAGGTCAAGACCGGCGACGATGGCAGGGTCGTGGTCTCCGACCAACTCGCCTCATCCAACCCACGAGTCTGGGCAGCGGGCGACGTTACCGGGCACCCCGAGTTCGTGTACGTCGCGGCACATCACGGCGCGATGGTGGTCGACAACGCGTTCACCGGAGCGGCCAGGTCCGTGGACTACGCGCATCTGCCTCGGGTCACCTTCACGAGCCCCGCGGTAGGGGTTGTGGGGATGACCGAGGAGCAGGTGCTGGCCGCCGGGATCAGCTGTGACTGCCGAGTCCTGCCCCTGAAGTACGTGCCCAGGGCACTGGTCAATCGCGACACCCGCGGCTTCGTCAAGATCGTCGCCGATCGCGACAGCGGGCGCATCCTCGGCATTACCGCGGTCGCCCATGACGCGGGCGAGCTCGCTGCGGCCGGGGTGTGGATCCTCGACGCCGGGATGACGGTCGATCGGCTCGCCCACTCCTGGGCGCCGTACCTGACCATGGCCGAGGGCCTAAAGATCGCGGCTCAGTCGTTCACTACCGACATTTCCAAACTCTCCTGCTGCGCTTCTTGA
- a CDS encoding MerR family DNA-binding protein, which yields MRIGELAAATAMTTKALRFYEAQGLLMTADRTTSGYRDYTPDVVGRVLFIRRGQAAGLTLAQIRQILDIRDRGNAPCGHVRELLDARLVDLERQINQLAELRTAITQLRDQAEAIEPETCSAGQICRYL from the coding sequence GTGCGGATCGGGGAGCTGGCCGCCGCAACGGCGATGACCACGAAGGCCTTGCGGTTCTACGAGGCGCAGGGCCTGCTCATGACCGCCGACCGGACCACTAGCGGGTACCGCGACTACACCCCCGACGTGGTGGGCAGGGTCTTGTTCATCCGCCGCGGCCAGGCCGCCGGCCTCACACTGGCGCAGATCAGGCAGATCCTGGACATTCGCGACCGCGGCAATGCGCCCTGTGGGCATGTCCGCGAGCTCCTAGACGCACGCTTGGTCGACCTCGAACGACAGATCAATCAGTTGGCTGAACTTCGCACCGCCATCACCCAGCTTCGCGACCAGGCCGAGGCAATCGAGCCCGAGACATGTTCTGCTGGTCAAATCTGCCGGTACCTCTAG
- a CDS encoding cation diffusion facilitator family transporter — translation MDLVSDHGHSHGPSISAGGLHRKKLLIVLGITATVLVAELVGSAVNGSLALLADAGHMFTDVAGILLAVLAVTFASRPATPHRTFGYYRLEILAAVVNAVLLFGVAVFILIEAWQRWRNPPEVEGGLMLAFATIGLVANIIGLLVLRAGARESLNVKGAYLEVLGDLLGSVAVIVAAGIIALTGWLRADVIASVAVALMILPRTWTLLREAVDVLLEATPRNVDIVAVRQHNLNTPGVVDAHDLHAWTLTSGLPVMSVHVVVTDDALADGGGARVLDHLMDCLADHFDVEHCTFQLEPPSHAAHEFSTHD, via the coding sequence ATGGACCTCGTGAGCGACCACGGGCACAGCCACGGACCCTCGATCAGCGCCGGCGGGTTGCACCGCAAGAAGCTACTCATCGTCCTCGGTATCACGGCGACGGTGCTGGTCGCCGAGCTCGTCGGTTCCGCCGTGAACGGGTCACTGGCGCTGCTGGCCGACGCCGGACACATGTTCACCGACGTCGCCGGGATCCTGCTCGCCGTCCTCGCGGTCACGTTTGCGTCCCGACCGGCAACCCCGCACCGCACCTTCGGGTACTACCGGCTCGAGATCCTCGCCGCCGTGGTGAACGCGGTGTTGCTCTTCGGTGTCGCCGTGTTCATCCTCATCGAGGCGTGGCAGCGCTGGAGGAACCCACCCGAGGTCGAGGGCGGGCTGATGCTCGCGTTCGCGACCATCGGCCTGGTCGCGAACATCATCGGCTTGCTCGTCCTGCGTGCCGGTGCCCGCGAGAGCCTCAACGTCAAGGGCGCCTACCTCGAGGTCCTCGGCGACCTGCTCGGCTCGGTCGCCGTCATCGTCGCCGCCGGGATCATCGCGCTGACCGGGTGGTTGCGCGCCGACGTCATCGCATCGGTCGCCGTCGCGCTGATGATCCTCCCGCGGACCTGGACCCTGCTCCGCGAGGCCGTCGACGTCCTCCTCGAGGCCACCCCGCGCAACGTCGACATCGTCGCGGTGCGCCAGCACAACCTCAACACCCCCGGCGTCGTCGACGCCCACGACCTGCACGCCTGGACCCTCACCTCCGGCCTGCCGGTGATGTCCGTGCACGTCGTCGTGACCGACGACGCCCTCGCCGACGGCGGCGGCGCACGCGTCCTGGACCACCTCATGGACTGCCTCGCCGACCACTTCGACGTCGAGCACTGCACCTTCCAGCTCGAACCACCCAGCCATGCGGCTCACGAGTTCAGCACTCACGACTGA